The Lagopus muta isolate bLagMut1 chromosome 8, bLagMut1 primary, whole genome shotgun sequence genome contains a region encoding:
- the MAIP1 gene encoding m-AAA protease-interacting protein 1, mitochondrial gives MMALRAAPRRARWLAGALLAPGAARVAPLAARVPAPSPPCPLPALPAVRFASSGTQGTEGEGPQRRVVVVRITNPLAWLRTRFYYLLIRLYFDSEFSIEEFTRGAKQAFSVVSQLLSQRKLDLLDGLVSTEVLQMLKEKISSLSENHRDALAADMDAIMYTTEGDVRIYYDDDGRKFVSILMRFWYLNSANLPDEVPGETKVFQIMFGDESTKEKRHILTANYEFQREFTEGAKPDWTITRIEHPKLLE, from the exons GCTGGCGGGCGCGCTCCTGGCGCCAGGGGCGGCCCGCGTAGCCCCACTCGCAGCGCGCGTCCCGGCTCCGTCACCGCCGTGCCCCCTCCCCGCGCTCCCCGCCGTGCGTTTCGCCAGCAGCGGGACGCAGGGGACCGAGGGAGAGGGGCCGCAGcggagggtggtggtggtgcgcATCACCAACCCCCTGGCCTGGCTCCGTACCCGCTTCTACTACCTGCTCATCCGCCTCTACTTCGACTCGGAGTTCAGCATCGAAGAGTTCACGCGCGGCGCCAAGCAG gcCTTTTCCgttgtttcacagctgctgtctcAGCGAAAACTTGACCTGCTGGATGGCCTGGTTTCAACAGAG GTACTTCAGATGTTgaaggaaaagatttcttcACTTTCTGAGAACCATAGGGATGCTTTAGCAGCTGACATGGATGCAATCATGTACACAACAGAAGGAGATGTTCGCATTTACTATGATGATGATG GAAGAAAGTTTGTTAGTATCCTGATGCGTTTCTGGTATCTGAATAGTGCTAACCTACCTGATGAAGTACCAGGTGAAACCAAAGTCTTCCAGATTATGTTTGGAGAtgaaagcacaaaggaaaaaagacatattttaaCAGCAAACTATGA GTTCCAAAGGGAATTTACAGAAGGAGCAAAACCGGACTGGACAATTACACGAATTGAACATCCAAAGCTATTAGAATAA